The following proteins come from a genomic window of Misgurnus anguillicaudatus unplaced genomic scaffold, ASM2758022v2 HiC_scaffold_28, whole genome shotgun sequence:
- the LOC141362565 gene encoding uncharacterized protein translates to MTPADQLVCLRQNHRPIEEFVEEFCELQHQVDFKDSFLKDIFYCGLDRDISRAMPLHTPHWTLEHYIDYALCLCGSPFTVGVVNSKPEAIHNTPSPAMPVLSMPVPKMAATMPVPKMAATMPVRKMAATMPVPKMAAILPVSALAPVCERATVIPAPVIQRAIVTTPALMRAVDHPAPAVKMAAMPKSSPEVCLLDFRLSEFAIALWCVLSAVCSAVPHVSQGPEPEPLDSSDLPVSSDLPVSSDLPVSSDLPVSSDLPDSSDLPDSYDLPDSSDLPDSSDLPDSSDLPDSSDSSVLPDSSDSSVLPDSSDSSVLPDSSDSSVLPDSSDSSVLPDSSCLPGSPVPSDSPGSTDSSDSSGPPSGISSPWSTEAFPSFFLGGGGSTRTQEGGRGHQGGGRSVLGPFLSLCSRSIPAS, encoded by the coding sequence ATGACTCCAGCAGATCAACTTGTTTGTCTCCGCCAGAACCACCGCCCTATTGAGGAGTTTGTAGAAGAGTTTTGTGAACTACAACATCAGGTAGATTTCAAAGACTCTTTCCTGaaagatattttttattgtgGGTTAGATCGAGACATTTCCCGTGCTATGCCACTCCATACACCACACTGGACTTTAGAACATTATATTGATTatgctctgtgtttgtgtggctCTCCCTTCACTGTCGGTGTTGTGAATAGCAAACCAGAGGCTATTCACAACACGCCAAGCCCTGCTATGCCTGTTTTGTCTATGCCTgttcctaaaatggccgccaccatgcctgtTCCTAAAATGGCTGCCACCATGCCTGTTCGTAAAATGGCTGCCACCATGCCTgttcctaaaatggccgccatcctgcctgtctctgcacTTGCACCTGTTTGTGAGAGAGCTACCGTCATCCCAGCACCTGTAATTCAGAGGGCCATCGTCACCACACCTGCACTGATGAGGGCTGTTGATCACCCTGCACCTGCCGTGAAGATGGCCGCCATGCCTAAATCTTCCCCTGAAGTATGTCTCTTGGATTTTAGACTCTCAGAATTtgccatagccctgtggtgcgtttTGTCTGCCGTTTGTTCTGCTGTTCCCCATGTTTCTCAAGGCCCTGAACCCGAACCCCtggactcatctgatctgcccgtctcatctgatctgcccgtctcatctgatctgcccgtctcatctgatctgcccgtctcatctgatctgcccgactcatctgatctgcccgactcatatgatctgcccgactcatctgatctgcccgactcatctgatctgcccgactcatctgatctgcccgactcatctgattcgtctgtcctgcccgactcatctgattcgtctgtcctgcccgactcatctgattcgtctgtcctgcccgactcatctgattcgtctgtcctgcccgactcatctgattcgtctgtcctgcccgactcatcttgCTTACCTGGCTCACCTGTCCCGTCTGATTCACCTGGCTCAactgactcatctgattcgtctggtCCACCATCTGGAATATCATCACCCTGGTCCACGGaagctttcccaagtttttttttggggggggggggtagtacccggacacaggaaggaggcagaggacaccaaggcggaggccgaagtgtgCTCGGACCCTTCCTTTCCTTGTGTTCCAGGTCTATTCCTGCCTCATGA